A genomic region of Elaeis guineensis isolate ETL-2024a chromosome 9, EG11, whole genome shotgun sequence contains the following coding sequences:
- the LOC114913315 gene encoding G-type lectin S-receptor-like serine/threonine-protein kinase LECRK2 — protein sequence MRRNNEPAVVEIELRSFTYDEWREATDGFKEELGKGAIAVFKGTVFKGTLPRGQRAIAVKKLEKVVEEGESEFRTEMRTIGRTHHKNLVRLLGFCDEGTNRLLVYEYMSNGSLANLIFKADGHPDWDDRVKIALDIARGIHYLHEECETRIIHCDIKPQNILIDDNWTAKISDFGLAKLLMPSQTRTFTLIRGTRGKNMEWAAEADEIVLLDWVHRCFMDGELEKLVPDEVDMTEFNRLVKLGLWCPQSEPGSRPSMKNVMTMLEANVDIPLPPPPGYLASS from the exons ATGCGGAGAAACAACGAGCCAGCTGTAGTGGAAATAGAACTCAGATCTTTTACCTATGATGAGTGGAGGGAAGCGACCGATGGTTTCAAGGAAGAGCTAGGCAAAGGAGCCATTGCTGTCTTCAAGGGAACTGTCTTCAAGGGGACCTTGCCTCGTGGTCAAAGAGCCATTGCTGTGAAAAAACTTGAGAAGGTGGTGGAAGAGGGAGAAAGCGAATTCCGAACAGAGATGAGAACAATTGGAAGGACTCACCACAAGAACTTGGTAAGACTACTTGGCTTCTGTGATGAAGGTACCAACAGACTCCTAGTCTATGAATACATGAGCAATGGATCGCTTGCAAACCTTATCTTTAAGGCTGACGGACACCCAGATTGGGATGATCGGGTAAAGATTGCGTTGGATATagcaagagggatccattatctgCACGAGGAATGTGAAACTCGCATCATACACTGCGACATAAAGCCTCAAAATATACTGATAGATGATAATTGGACAGCAAAGATATCAGATTTTGGGTTAGCAAAGTTGTTGATGCCAAGTCAGACGAGAACATTTACGCTCATTAGAGGGACAAGGGG GAAAAATATGGAATGGGCAGCTGAAGCTGATGAAATTGTTCTTCTGGACTGGGTCCACCGCTGCTTTATGGACGGAGAGTTGGAGAAGCTTGTGCCTGATGAAGTAGATATGACAGAGTTCAATAGGCTTGTGAAACTGGGGCTCTGGTGTCCTCAGTCAGAGCCAGGTTCTCGGCCTAGCATGAAGAATGTGATGACGATGCTGGAAGCGAACGTGGACATCCCCCTTCCGCCTCCACCTGGATATCTAGCTAGTTCCTGA